The genomic window CTCGTGCACGCCGAGGTGGCCGTGCGCCTCGACGAACCCCGGAACGACCCAGCTGCCTGAGGCGTCCACCACTTCCGCGCCCTCGGGCACCGCGGTGTCCGACCCGCCGACGGCGGTGATGACGCCATCCGTGACGATCACGGTGCCGTTCTCGATGGGGTCGGAGCTGACAGGGACGACGTAGCCACCGGTGACGGCGAGGATGCGAGCCATGCCCTCCAACCTACGCGGGCTGTCGGTTCACCCGAGCGGCGGGCCCTCCAGCACGGTCGGCACGTACTCGAGCAGCTGGCTGCGCTGATCGAAGGTGCGAGCCTCGACAAGGTCGAGCCGCACGTCGGGGTAGCCGTCGAAGATCCGGTCCGAGCCGGTCGCCCCCGTGATGACGGGGAACACGACGACGCGGTAGCGGTCGACCAGCCCCGCCAGCAACAGGTTGCGGCAGAGCGCGACACTGCCGAGGGTGCGCAGCGGCCGGTCGGACGCCTCCTTCAGCCGCCGCACGAAGTCGATCGCGTCCTCGCGCACCAGCACCGAGTTCGCCCAGCTGAGCGGCTCCTCGAGCGTCGACGAGAAGACGTACTTCTCCACGTCGTCGAGCACGTCGGTGCCCTCCTCGCCGCCGGCGGTGAGCTCCGACATGAGGCGATACGTCCTCGCGCCCATCAGGATCGGATGGTCCTGCTCCGGCAGCTGCTCCAACCAGCCGAGATACTCGGGACCCTCGAGCCCCCACCATCCCGGCCACCCTTCGGCGGCGCCGTAGCCGTCGAGCGACATGATGAAGTCGATCGTCAAGGTCTGCATGCGAGCCTCCTGCGCGTTCCGTCGCCCCGCGCGATCGCTCGGGGCGTCACTTCTCGGGTGGATGCCTCGGGCACGAGGGTAATCGCGGGCTCGACGTGAGGGAACCCCGGTGGTGAACGCTCAAAGGATCGCGGTGAGGGTTCCGCCGTCGGCCCGGAGCGCCGCGCCGTTCGTCGCCGAGGAGCGAGGACTCGCCAGGTAGGCCACGAGGTCCGCGATCTCGCGGGGCTCGAGGAAGCGCTCCAGCAGGGATGTCCGGTTCCCGGCCGCGATGGCGCTCTTGAGATCCTCGAGCGACATGTTCTGCGCGTCGGCGATCTGCGTCACGGCCTGCGCGACGCCGTCCGAGTAGGTGGGTCCCCCGAGAACGGTGTTGACGGTGACACCGGTGCCCCGCGTGAGCTTGGCGAGTCCGTTTCCCAGCGCGAGCATGGCCGCCTTGGTGACGCCGTAGTGGATCATGTCCCCCGGGACGTTCACACCCGACTCGCTGGCGACGAACACGACGCGCCCCCACCCGACCTCGAGCATGCGTCCGAGCAGCCGACGCGACAGCTGGACGCCGCTCATCACGTTGATGTCGAAGTAGCGGTGCCATTCGTCGTCGGTGATGTCTCCGAACTCCTTGACGTCGAACACGCCGACGTTGTTGACGAGGATGTCGACCTCACCGAGCGATCCCAGCAGCCGGTCCACCTGCGCCGGGTCTGCGAAGTCGGCGGCGATGCCGGTGACGCCGGCGCCCGCGACCGCCGTGCGCAGCCGCTCCACCGCCGCGTCGACGCGATTCTGGCTGCGCCCGTTGAGGATGACCGTCGCACCCTCCTGCAGGAGCGTCTCCGCGATCGCGTAGCCGATCCCCTGCGTCGATCCGCTCACCAAGGCGCGCTTGCCCGCCAGATCCAGTTCCATGATGACCTTTCCGTGCTCGCTGCGCGCGAGATTTCACTTGCTCAGTCAAGTGAATCTATCCACGATGAGTTTCCTAAGCAAGTCAAGCAGGGCTCAGCCCGTCTACAGTGGCAGTCATGACGCAGCCCCTTGTGCCGGCAGAGTTGACCCGAGAAGAGCTCGAGACCTGGGCGGCGCTGGCCACGGTGCTCGAGTGGCTGCCGTCCGCGCTCGATGCGCAGCTGCAGCGCGATGCGCAGCTGACGCACTTCGAGTACGGCGTGCTGTACGCCCTCGCCGACGCTCCCGACAGGACCCTGCGCATGAGCGTCCTGTCCGGCTACGCGAACAGCTCGCTCTCGCGCTTGTCGCGTGCGGCGACGAGATTGGAGTCCAAGGGGTGGATGCGACGGCGGCCGGATCCCGCGGACGGCCGCTTCACGTTGGCGATCCTCACCGACCTCGGTCAGCAGAAGGTCGACGAGGCGGCGCCGGGGCATGCCGAGTTGGTGCGCGGTCTGGTGTTCGATCGCCTGACGAGCGCACAACAGCGGCAGCTGCGCGAGATCTCGCGCCGGATCACCGGCGCGATCCGGTCTGAGGAGGGCTGGGCGCCTGCCGCGAACACGCCTGCTCGCTAGCAGCGCCTTCGCGATGCGCCACCCGCCACGTGGCTGAACCTCGTCCCCCGTCGGTCGAACGCCTAGCGGCGGCCGCCTCCGACTCCGGGTCACGCAATGTCCCCGGTTCATGGCAATGTCGACGGCATGGAGCGGCCTGCAGCATCTCCGGGTGAGCGCGCGGGCGCATCCTCAGCCTGGGGGGTCGTCGGTGTGCCGTCGAGCGCCGCGGCACACTGGGCAGGGATCGAAAAGGGACCAGCCGCGCTGCGAGCGGCTGGACTCGTGGAGGCCTTGGCCGACGGATCCGCCGCGGTGACGGACTTCGGTGACCAGCAGGTCGCCCATTGGGCAGCCCGCAGGACGGGGAACGGGGCGAACAACGTCGAGGCTGTACGCGCGGTGCTCGATGAGACACGTCAGCGCATCGTCGATGTGCTGCGGGACGGTCTTCGCCCGTTCGTCATCGGCGGAGAGTGCACGCTGGCGGTCGCGATGGTGAGTGCGTTCGCCGAGTGCGGCCGCGACGTAGGGGTCGTGTACGTCGACGGCGGGCAGGACCTGATGACCCCCGTCGACAACCGCGACGAACCCATCCTCGACGGCATGGGTGTCGCGCATATGCTCGACCTTCCCGGCACAGAGGGCGTCATCTCCGGCATCGGCCCGCGGCGGCCGCTCCTCCGCGACTCGGACATCGTCTTCCTCGGATACTCCGACGAGGAAGAGGACATTCACGACGTTGTGCACAGTGAGCGCATTCCTTCGTCGCTCCTCAGCGCCGATCCGGAAGCAGCCGCGTTCCGTGCGTTGACGGCGCTCCGCGCAGCCAGCATCGTCATCCACATCGATGTCGACGTGCTCGACTTTCTGCAGGTCCCAGCGGCCGACATCCCGACCTACGGACGCGGACTCTCCATCGAAGACCTCTCCGCCACTCTCCGAATCCTCTTCAGCGACCCGCGCTGCGCCGGTGCGCTTCTTGTGGAGTACAACCCCGATCACGACCGGCTGGGACGCGCTGCAGCACAACTTGTCGAGATGATACGGGCCACCGCAAGCGGGTGACGGGCAGTCAGCTGAGATCTCCGTCTTGCTGCAGCGCTGGACGGCAAGAGTGATGCGACGGGGCGGGTTCAGTCGAGCGCGGCGCCCGCAGATGGGACTACTCCTCGGCGGTGACCAGCCGGCGCCGGCGGTCGACGATCCCGCGAGCAAGCGCCGCCCCGCTCGCGACGAACAGGATCACGACAGTGACGATCGACCACCACACCGGTTCGACCTCTACGAGTCGCCACATTGCGATCGCGAAGAAGAAGGCGGCCGTCCCGAACCACGAGTTCATGAGGGCATGCTATCCCGGCCCCAGTAGCTGATCCATCGAGGGAGTGGAGCATTACCGGGTCAGCTGGCGGCGATGTGTCGCCCGCCGCGCCGAGCGGTGGAGGCCCTGCTCATCTCACTCGCGAAACGGAGATCCTCGCGGCCCGGTGGTCCTGGGCTAGGCGAACATCTGGCGCAGCACGTCGAGGTCGCCGACGTCGAGAGCCCGCGCGATCACCTCGGCCTCAGCGGGGTCGGGGAACAGGCCGGACAGCTCGTGCGCGAAGATGCTGCGCATCCGGTCCAGGTCACCCGCGTGGGCCGCGGCGCTCATCGCCTCGACGGCGAGCTGGTATGGAATCTGCTGGTATCCGTCGGGCGTGGTCACGGGGTTGTAGTACGGCACCCACGGGATCGAACTGTCCGGGTGAAGCAGCAGCACCTCGCCGGGCTGGATCGTGCGCGTGTGGTTGAGGGTCGCGAGCGTCAGCGCGTTGGCGATGCAGAACCGGTCCCCGATCGCGAACAGCGCGTCGCCCGGCGCGACGGTGTACGTCTTGATCCGACCCTCGTCGTCGAGGCCCACGGTGCCCGCCGCGAACTCGCGCTCCCCACGGTCGGTCAGGTCGCCGTTCAGGCGCGCGCTCGTCTGCCCCATGTGGAGCCAGATCGGGTTCTCGCAGCCCTCGGGCGTGTTCTTCGGGATTGCGGTGCCGTTGCCGACATACACGTAGCCGTCGCCCAGCTCATCGATCATCTTCTCGCCGATCGGGTCGTCCTCCGCGGACGCCGACTCCTCGGTTGGCCCCTCGGTCGCGTCCTCAGTCGGCTGGAAGATCGCCCAGGACGACATCTCGGAGTACGCGCCCGACACGGTCGGCACAGCGATGGCCACGAGACCGCCGACGAGGAGCACGGCGACGCCCGTGGTGATCTTGGCGGCGAGGTTCATGTGACAGAACCTAATGGGACTGGGCGTCCCGACGCCATGCTCGCCCCCTGATCAGACGGGCCTCCGGACGACGACGTAGCGTTCGTGCTCCTCGGCGGGTGCGAAGCCGCGCACATCGAACATCGAACGGGGACCACAGAACGCCCCGGAATCGTGGCCGGTTTCCACTCGGCGCGGGTATCCCTCGACGAACCGTGCGCCGCGCGCTTCACCGTCGGCGACGACGCGATCCAGGAGCGCCGATGAGACGCCGTGGCGCCGGTAGGGCGGGGCGATGACGAAGCAGGAGACGCCCACCACCGTGTCGGGGGCCGGCCCCTCGGGATCGACGCCGTCGTACTTCGCGTACGTCGATCGGCGCGACGCATTGACCCAGCCCGCCGGGCTGCCGTCGACGTACGCGAGGTACCCGAGCGTCGCTCCGGACCGCAGCCGCTCGACCATCTCGGCACGCACATCACGCCACGGCCGCTCGGGAACGTCGCCGGTGTGGGGATGCAGGCAGTAGCAGGATCCCCAGTCTGGATTGTCGGGAAAGGCGTCGCGGTCGAAGAACCGCAGCCAGTCGTCGATGCGCTCCTCCGTGACGGGATGCACCTCTATCGAGCCGATCGAGGGAAGTCGCTCGACCGGGCCGTCCTCGCGTGCCGAGGCATCCGCGAAGTTGCGCGCCCACAGTCGCACCTCTTCGTCGGGGTAGGGGACGTCGTGCGCCCCGCGTACGTGTGCGACGAACTGCTCGACGAGCGACTCGACGTCCTCGCCGTCGAATCGCGCGTCCTTCTCGAAGCACTCGATCCACATGTCAAACTCCTTCGTCGGGTCGGCGGGACGAAATCGAACTGCTGATCAGACGGGTTCGGTGAAAGAGACCGGCTTGCCGGCGGCGTGGGCATATGCGACCTCCGTTCGCGTGGACTCACCGATGTACCCGCCGGGGTTGACCACCAGAATCCGGTCGGCAAGGTCGATCTTGCGCAGGTGGAGCGCATCAAGCAAGGTCTTCTGCTCGTGCGAGATCAGCTCGCCCGCTTCGCCGGGCGCGAGGACGATGACGCCCGCGAAAGTCAGAGCACGGTTCGCCGCGCGCATCTCTTCAACGAACCGGGCGGAACCGCAGAGGCAGACGATCTCTGGCCGATCCATCGGACCGATCTCGATGCACGCCAC from Microbacterium sp. ProA8 includes these protein-coding regions:
- a CDS encoding dihydrofolate reductase family protein, whose product is MQTLTIDFIMSLDGYGAAEGWPGWWGLEGPEYLGWLEQLPEQDHPILMGARTYRLMSELTAGGEEGTDVLDDVEKYVFSSTLEEPLSWANSVLVREDAIDFVRRLKEASDRPLRTLGSVALCRNLLLAGLVDRYRVVVFPVITGATGSDRIFDGYPDVRLDLVEARTFDQRSQLLEYVPTVLEGPPLG
- a CDS encoding SDR family oxidoreductase, encoding MELDLAGKRALVSGSTQGIGYAIAETLLQEGATVILNGRSQNRVDAAVERLRTAVAGAGVTGIAADFADPAQVDRLLGSLGEVDILVNNVGVFDVKEFGDITDDEWHRYFDINVMSGVQLSRRLLGRMLEVGWGRVVFVASESGVNVPGDMIHYGVTKAAMLALGNGLAKLTRGTGVTVNTVLGGPTYSDGVAQAVTQIADAQNMSLEDLKSAIAAGNRTSLLERFLEPREIADLVAYLASPRSSATNGAALRADGGTLTAIL
- a CDS encoding MarR family transcriptional regulator produces the protein MTQPLVPAELTREELETWAALATVLEWLPSALDAQLQRDAQLTHFEYGVLYALADAPDRTLRMSVLSGYANSSLSRLSRAATRLESKGWMRRRPDPADGRFTLAILTDLGQQKVDEAAPGHAELVRGLVFDRLTSAQQRQLREISRRITGAIRSEEGWAPAANTPAR
- a CDS encoding arginase family protein — protein: MERPAASPGERAGASSAWGVVGVPSSAAAHWAGIEKGPAALRAAGLVEALADGSAAVTDFGDQQVAHWAARRTGNGANNVEAVRAVLDETRQRIVDVLRDGLRPFVIGGECTLAVAMVSAFAECGRDVGVVYVDGGQDLMTPVDNRDEPILDGMGVAHMLDLPGTEGVISGIGPRRPLLRDSDIVFLGYSDEEEDIHDVVHSERIPSSLLSADPEAAAFRALTALRAASIVIHIDVDVLDFLQVPAADIPTYGRGLSIEDLSATLRILFSDPRCAGALLVEYNPDHDRLGRAAAQLVEMIRATASG
- a CDS encoding GNAT family N-acetyltransferase, yielding MWIECFEKDARFDGEDVESLVEQFVAHVRGAHDVPYPDEEVRLWARNFADASAREDGPVERLPSIGSIEVHPVTEERIDDWLRFFDRDAFPDNPDWGSCYCLHPHTGDVPERPWRDVRAEMVERLRSGATLGYLAYVDGSPAGWVNASRRSTYAKYDGVDPEGPAPDTVVGVSCFVIAPPYRRHGVSSALLDRVVADGEARGARFVEGYPRRVETGHDSGAFCGPRSMFDVRGFAPAEEHERYVVVRRPV